Within Ptiloglossa arizonensis isolate GNS036 chromosome 8, iyPtiAriz1_principal, whole genome shotgun sequence, the genomic segment GCGAATGTCGAAAGTAGGGAGGATTCTCTCGCCGATGCTAACAGCGATTTCGCACGATCGCGTAAAATTTCATCGCCCGGTAATTCAAGTTGTAAAGGTGGCTTTTATTAAATGGCGTCTTTACGATACGGCGTGTACGCGAACCGATACCAACGATAAAACTGTATTCGGAGGGCCACCGGCTCGTCTCtccttctccctttctctctcttctttcgggaaaatttcatcgatcgttccACTGGTCAAATTGTACGGTAAAAGTTACTCTTAACAAACGTCCCAGAGTCATGCGAACTGCCCCCCTGAAAAATACCGTGCAACGAAACCGAAGGATTCCCTCGAACGAGATGTTCGGTACTCCTCGTCGTCGATCGGTCACGCGATTCGAATCGAGTGCACCGAATTTCATCGCGTCCTATTTATTTCGTAAATATAATTATCGACAGCTCGCTGAAttatgtttttcattttaacCGACTGTGCATCGTGAATTTATCGATACCGAACCAACGGTAATCATTATTTCGAACGTGACGGtaaaatcgcgaacgaattacgttgttggaaaattgtaaacaatttcGGTAAACAGAGATTTATTGCATCTTTCGCTGTACTGTGAACGACAATACCGATCGTATAATTGGTAAACGATTccttgaaaatttcgatagatttGTACCGTTAGTTTTTTAAGTCGATGTTCGTGCCTCGAGAAATGCTCCGTCTTCTCGCGCTACAATGTCGTACCAAATAACGATCGTCGAGAAATGTGTAGAGcgtttaaattgaaaatgtgCGTTCAACGTTTAATTTCTATTCGACCCGTTGAGCGACCGAGGATACCGAATATCGTTTATAAACGCAGTGCCGAACAAAgagaatatttttatcgttcaaaTTTTTCCGCAACGTTATAAAATCTATGTTTCGGTTTTAAATCTACTAGGacggtttatttatttaccgttCTCCGCGCGTAATTTTATCCATTCGGTGCCGGCCAAATAACAATTCGGAATATCGCAAAGCGTGTCTGTCCGAATACATTTGCCCGGTGCGGtgtgttcgaaaattttcacgcgATTGCTTAAAAATTGAACTCGAAACGTACCCGATGAACCACGGAGCACTGTAACGTCGGATTCGCGCAAACAAATAAATCGTGGAACGATTTACGGTCATTGTGGCCGGAAGGCGAGTTGTTATACCGAACGAATCAACGTTCCTTCTCCGGTGACTTAAAACGTTCGCTACGGCCGCCATTACGCGTTTATTGCCGCTCGGGGTCGTCCGAGGAATACTAAAAGGGTCGTTCTTCTCGGTACACAGGTTAAGAGTGGTGACTGTAGCACCTGCGGCTTTCCTCGCGGTCACATGCCTCGCCAGTATCGGTGTCACCCTGGCCCTTGCATTCCTGGCGTTCAATCTGCACTTCCGCAAACACAAGTAAGTCCTCCGCGATCACGAGACGTGCCGCAACCTCGCGTTCTGTCCGGAAAAATACCCGAACTttctaaaaagaaaatgaaacgcgattAACTTTTGAGAAAAAATATCTCGTGTCGTTGAAAATACTCACCTATCGCAGCGGTGCAACGATTTGCACACCGGCCTTGTCTCGTAACgacgttcgaaaattctgaCTGCGGTTATTTTTACGCTTTTATTTCGAGTCGTGGAAACGAGAAACAATCACACGGTGTCGAATGCGCCGAATGGTGCAATATTGTAACTTGTTCCCGTGCCAAGAAAACGGTTACCGCAGTCGATGCACAGGTGCATTATCGCGCAACAGAGGCCAACTGCCAGGTTCGTGATATCGAGGACGACAGAATCTTCGTAAGAAACGATCAATCGTGTTTTCGATAATCGCACGATTTTTACGTTCTATTGCTTTACGGCTAGTATCCCCCAGTGGTAATCTTACGCACGCGTTGAACAATTATCGCTGTGCACTTTCCGCGTGAATCGACGCGTTTCAGGAAAACTTTTCTCAAGACTGAAAAGTGCATTGATTGtgatagatgcaactgaatgttTCTGTATTTCCTTGGTCGTCTCGTTgcattacaaaattaaaaacacgaatTATACTTTCAACCGAAAGACTTTGAGTGTACAGTTCGAACGTAAGACTGTTTGAAAATGAATGTCGGCCCCTCGTTCGAAGCTTCGTTTTTCAATTAATCATCGTCTCTCGCTTTACGCGTTGCAGCCCGACTTCGGACACTCCCACTGTCTCTGTTTTTCTCCGCAGCGGAACTTTCGCGTGGATGTCGCCAGTGATTTCCTTGGTCGTGAAAAAGTTCGGTTATTTTTTAGACGCGCCGTTGCACGTTGTAACGTAGTCTATCGTCGAGTGTAATTTTTCCACCGGTACAAAACTGTTTCGTTTCCTGCAACCGACAGGAGTATAAAACTTTCGAGCCCTAGGCTGAATAATATGGCCGCTGTCGGCTGCGGTCTCGTCTACGGTGCGGTTATCCTTTTGGGTCTGGATCACGCCACGCTACCGGACAGCGACGATTATTATCCTGCTGTGTGCACGGTGAGCATGAATTTTCTATATCCAAGACGACATCGCGTCGCATTTCGAACGATTCATTGCACCGTTTCAGGCGAGAGTCTACCTGTTGTCCGCCGGTTTCTCTTTGGCTTTCGGCTCGATGTTCACCAAGACCTACCGCGTGCACCGAATTTTCACCAGAAGCAGAAGCGGTGTCGTCAAGAACAAGGTATTATTTACGCGACTCTGACGCGTCACATAAAGCTCTCTTATTCTGTATAACTTTAAAACGCCACGTAAGACTCGATTGCTCTGTGTGACTCTACGTCGCGCAAGACTCTATGCAATTCCGACGTCACGTAAGACTCTACGCGACCTCGATTGCTCCGTGTGACTCGACGTCATACAAGGCTCTATGTAATTCCGACGTCACGTAACACTCTACGCGACCTCGATCGCTCTACGCGACCGTGACGTCATACGTGACTCTATTACCCTATACGACATTAACGTCACGTAACAGTAGAGCCTCCCATAATCGAATAACAGAAGCGTTCTATTAATCGAATGTGTTTCCCTATTACCTCGGATACAGAACGCTCTAccgtatttacatttttccacGTCCAATTTCACCACTGTACGGTTTCCACGTCACCGTAACTTTCAAGCAACAAGTAATCGACGAATTTGTTCGCGAAAGCTTCGCAATTCTTTCGAACCGGCGGACAGGTTGCTTTTATTAAATTTCGCTTTTCAATTTGTATCCCTGTTACGAATATTTATGGAATACCGAAAATAATTCGGTTCATCGAGGTTCGACACTGCTCGCGCGTTTACCTCTTCGCGATGCGTTATAGTTTCTTTGTGTCGCGAgccaaaaaaaaaatccattcCTTTTCATTATACTTTCGCAGAGTAATCGAGAGTGTCGCGTTCGGAGTTCGGCGAAATTTAGTACCTAAAATCCTTATAAATATCCATCACGCGTAATCCTTGATTTACTGCGAGTACAATATGTCTTCGACTCGCGCACAAGTGTACCTTTATCCTTCGAATCGTAGTAGCTTAACACAGAGAGACACTGTTCGCTCATTTACCTCCCTACTTGTGCTCCTTAAAGTTTCTTCGTACCTCGAGCgccaaaagaaagaagaaaaaaaaaatcgattctttttgcgTTACGGTTCTCGCAACGAGTAATCCAGAGTGTCGAGTACAAAGTTCAAAGGTAATTCAGAGACCGAAACCCCCAGAAATATCTATCACACCTAATCCTTGATTTACTACGGTTAAGTCCTCGAGTGTCACGCACAAGTGTCCTTCTGCTACTTGCAGCTACTCCAGGACACCCAGCTGATAAGCTTAATCTGCGTCCTCCTGCTGATAGACGGTCTCGTGGTGACCCTGTGGGTGACTTTCGACCCCATGCAGCGTCATCTGCGGAACCTGACCCTGGAGATCAACCCGCAGGATAGGGGCGTCGTCTATCAACCTCAGGTATTGAAATCGAAACGGACCGTTCGGAAAAGAGGATTTCGATCCCGGTTGTCGGCTCAACGGCCAGATAACTtcgtaaaaatatcgatatcgtTAACAGCGGCCGACCGTGGCCAATTAATTTATAACCTCTTGATTACCAAACGCAGGTAGAGGTGTGCCGTTCTCAGCACACCAATAGTTGGCTGGGCGCCCTCTACGTTTACAAGGGTTTACTGCTGATCGTCGGTGTCTACATGGCCTGGGAAACGAGGTAAAAATACTTGGACGACTGCTTTTTAACGAACACGGGTCCTAAAAATTCTGTTACGACAAACGCTTCGGGGGGAGTCCGCGCGTACGTGGGAAGTTCCAATTGGAGGGGGCGGAGTCAGAACGGAATTGGAGTTTAATGAGGGATGCCATTAGGACGTTCATTAGCAAAGGTGTTtccacttttcttttctttttttccctttcttttctgtttttctttcttctttctttttttctttttctctttttcttcttcttttcttctccctCGCCGATCGGAACTGTCGTCGAGGTATCGATACATTAACCCGTCGCGTCGTCGAGATCGAGTCAAGGACGAAGCCGTGGAAACAAAGCAACCGGCTGGATTCTCTCGCGAAACCGATTCGGAGTTTATTCGACAATGTTACCCGGGAAATGTCTAACCTGTATGTTTTACGTACTTGTATCTGCAGAGTTTACCCTGTGTGTTTCTCCGCGCGCCATGCATAATTCCAGGCACGTAAAAATACCGGCGTTGAACGATTCGCAGTACATTGGCATGAGCGTCTATTTCGTCGTGATCACGTCGGGCATCGTGGTGGTCTTGGCTAATTTGATGTCCGATCGCGCTACCCTCGCCTTCGTCACCATAACCGCCCTGATATTGGCCTCCACGACCGCGACGTTGGCTTTGCTCTTCCTACCCCAATTGGCGAACATCTTGGCCGGCGAGAGGGCCGATCCCGTTGTGCAGAGTCTCGGCTTGAAGATCGAGTGCAACACGAGGAGATTCGTGACCGACGATAGGACGTAAGTAACCGTCCTGCTTCTATCCCCGGGATTTGTTCGTTCGATAAGAGGCTGGGGAGGAAATGGGGAAACGTCACGTCGGAAAAAGAGGGTGAATCGGGTGAGGACGGTGTCGCTCGAGATGACGATAAGGGTCCGTCACTTCCGAAGTTAATCGTTCGAACGGATAAACCTCGAGATGGGTTCACAATGGGCGTATTTCGAGCTACGAACACTAATATGAACCACGCGTACCAACTTCGGGGATGCTCCGAAGAAAGTTAAATATCGGTACCGTCGATTCGAGATACCGTGTaaaacgattcgacgataaaATACGTTGGAGAAGGAATAGAAATTATGTAGAAAGATCCACCGATACGGACAACTCGGTGACGGATGATGTAATATCTAGCGAAAACAGTATCTAGTGTTATTCCATTCTACGTATTTTGCACCGATTGCGAATATAATATAGAAATAGAAACAGGTGGGAAATTAGTTACCAGCGTTCCGTGTGTATCGATATTAGAAACGGCAGGAGAAACATATGCCAAATGATCGCACGTGAATGACTCGAGCCGTAAATTTTAATGTCGTTTTCGAATAAACGAGAATCGCTCGAACAGTGTATTAAATTCGATTCCAATCTGCTCGTCTTCGGAACGGTGAAATATATCTTTGAAAAATGGAGAAGAAACAGTCTGGGCTGCGGTATAAATTCGCGAAAAACCGGAGTCTCGATGCCGGAAAGGAATTCCGTTCATTTCCAAAAGTTATGGGAATCTGTTCCCAATATTTATGTTATTTATGCCCGGTGGAATATTTCCGAAAATTTCACGCGTCCTTTGGTACACGCCCATCTAAAATCGCGCACCCGTAAAAGAAAGCTCCACGAGTATCGCTcgctgtgtatatatatacacatatatcgaGACACGGACGTTCAATTGTCCCGTAAGAAAGTGCATGATCGACGATACTCGATTTACTCCTAGCCCAATAAGTGTACGGTCACCGTTGTACCTACACTTGATCGGATTCCGGGTAGCCATTCGCGTTACTACAACGGTACGGGGAATCGATTCGCTTTAAACCGGGTTACAGATATCGTTTATCATATTTTATTCCACTCGGCTCCGACTTTCGCTGAATTTCCTATAAAAGCCCCGACCGCCACGgaaaagtttatttaattttccgcAGAAGCTTATTCGGCGTAAAGTTCAGAAACGAGATCGCGTTACGTCGTTCGGAGTTCCCTTGGCGAAATCCAGCCAGGAATTAAGGGGGCTTTCACCTTCGTGGGGCCGAAAAACCAGGGTTTTCTTTAAAGAAAgatcctttttttttcgcccTCACTGGAGAAACTGCAAAGCCGATCGCTTTCGAACTTTCCCTACCACTTTTCGTAACTGGTCAGAAAAAGAACTCACGAGAAGTAATCCCGGCCAACTTCTGCCGATTATTCTCGTTCATCGCGGATCATCCCGAGGAAAAAGTATCCTCCTGGAACGAAGAGCCAAATATTCGTTAACCGTGATATTTAATTTACGAAATAGAACACCGAGGTATCGCCGTTTGTCAAGATCTCGGTGTCTCCCGGTGGGGCGagtattcgttgaaaaataatggaAAGAGACGAAGATGGTAATTTTTGAATAGTTTCGCCCCTCTCGGGGATCGATGGAGAACGCGAGCCATAAATCGAGCGTGTTCGCGTGGATCTCGTTGACAAATCGACGCGCGGTGGTAACTTTTCGTCGAATTTAATCGAAATGACATTTCACGGCGGGTACAGGGAGCTC encodes:
- the LOC143150594 gene encoding uncharacterized protein LOC143150594 gives rise to the protein MAAVANVLSHRRRNVDSFGITTRLPATMTVNRSTIYLFARIRRYSAPWFIGYVSSSIFKQSRENFRTHRTGQMYSDRHALRYSELLFGRHRMDKITRGER